The Bacteroidales bacterium DNA window CATACCCAACATAATCAAATAGTAAATTTTATTTGGAGCATTGCCGATGATGTGCTTCGTGATGTTTATACTCGTGGCAAGTATCGTGATATAATCCTTCCATTTACTGTATTAAGGCGTTTAGATGCGTTGCTTGAGCCAACGAAAGATAAAATTCTTGAAATGCACGAGAATCTAAATAAAATGAAAATCGACAACCAAGCACCTCAATTAAAAAAGATTGCAGGTTATGTCTTTTATAATACTTCCCCTTTTACATTTAAAAAATTGCTCAACGAGCCAAGCAATATCCGCCAAAACATTGAAAACTATCTCGATGGTTTCAGCTCCAATGTTCAGGACATTATCAGTAAATTCAAACTCCGCAATCAGTTGGATACAATGGAAGAAGGAAACATTGCTTTTCCATTAATTGAAAAGTTTTGTTCTTCACAAATCAACCTGAGTCCTATTCCTGTAAAAGACAAGGAAAACAAAATCATTCACGAAGGGTTAAGTAATTTAGGCATGGGTTATGTGTTTGAAGAATTAATCAGAAAGTTTAATGAAGAAAACAACGAAGAAGCCGGAGAACACTTTACCCCAAGAGAAATCATTAAACTAATGACACACCTTATTTTTGAGCCAGTTAAAAATAAAATAAAAGACGGAACTTATCTTATATATGACCCTGCTTGTGGTAGCGGTGGTATGCTCACCGAAGCGGAAAACTTTGCAAAAGAAATAAATCCCAAAGCAACGTTTCATTTATACGGACAAGAAGTAAACCCTGAAACATTTGCCATTTGCAAAGCAGATATGCTCATTAAAGACGAAGACCCTGATAAAATTGCTTTCGGCTCAACACTTTCAAATGATGGTTTTCCTAATCTTCAATTTGATTTCATGCTCACTAATCCTCCTTATGGCAAGTCATGGAAGATTGACCAGGAATCAATACTTGATAAAAAAGGCAAAGAAATTTTAGACCATCGTTTCAAGGTTGGCACTCCACGTGTAAATGATGGGCAGTTGCTTTTTATTCTGAACATGGTTAGCAAAATGAAAAGAGATTCTGAGATGGGTAGCCGTATAGCATCCGTTCACAATGGTTCAGCTTTGTTTACAGGCGATGCCGGACAGGGCGAAAGTGAAATCCGCAAATATCTTTTTGAAAAAGATTACCTCGAAGCTATTCTCGCTTTACCAAATGATTTATTTTACAACACAGGTATTCCTACATATATCTTTGTTTTAAACAATCGTAAAGAAAAAAAACGAATAGGAAAAATTCAATTGATAAATGTTACTTCCGAAAAATTCTTTTTCAAAATGCGAAAACCACTTGGCAAAAAACGTGTTGAATTTGCCACAGAGCATGTAAATGAAATTACTCGGATTTTCCTTGATTTTAAAGAAAACGAATACAGTAAAATTTTTGATAATGCCGAATTTGGTTACAATCATATCACTGTTCACCGACCTGCTCGAGATAAAAAAGGCGAAATCATTTATGTAAAAAAAGGCATTCCTAAATCCGATACAAATCTTAAAGATGTTGAAACCATTCCTTTAAACGACGATATACAAGCGTTTTTCAAAAAAGAAGTTTTACCTTATGCTCCTGATGCTTGGTGGAACAAGGACGAAACAAAAATCGGTTACGAAATTAATTTTGCGAAATATTTTTATATACATCAACCTCCTCGACCGCTTTCCGAAATTGCTAAAGATATATTGGCTATTGAGCAGGAAACAGAAGGTTTATTAAAAGAAATTATTGAATAACTATGGAAATTCAAAAGCATACAGATTCGATTTTAAAAGGTGTTCAGAACATTATTGAAAATGCCCAGAAAAAAGTTGCTGTTTTTCTAAATGCCGAAACAACCTTACTCTATTGGCAAATCGGCAATTATATTAACCAACAGCTTATTCATGAAAACAGAGCCGATTACGGAGCTAAAATTATTGCGACGCTGTCGCAACAATTGACAACTCAATACGGAAAAGGTTATACATATACTGCTCTTACAAGAATGTGTAAAGTTTCTAAAATCTTCAATTCCGAAATTATTGCGACACTGTCGCAACAATTAAGTTGGAGCCATTTAATTGAACTTGCAGCAATCGAGAACGAAACCAAAAGAGATTTTTTCACGCAGTTATGCGTTTATGAAAGGTGGGGCATCAGGGAATTAAGAGAAAAAGCAGATACTATGCTTTTTGAAAGAACGGCAATAGCAACTAAACCCGAAGAAACAATAAAACAAGCATTACAGAATTTAAAACAAGGAAAAGCATTAGCTCCGGAATTGGTTTTCAAAAACTCTTATGTATTAGATTTCCTAAATCTTCCTTCCGATTATTCCGAAGAAGAACTCGAAACTGCCTTAATAAATAATTTACAGCAATTTATTTTAGAACTTGGCAATGGCTTTGCTTTCATAGAAAGGCAAAAACGAATACCCATAGATGCTGATGATTATCATTTGGATTTACTTTTCTACCATCGTAAGCTAAAACGTTTGGTTGCAATAGATTTAAAACTTGGTAAATTTAAACCAAAATATAAATCGCAAATGGAGCTTTATTTGCGTTGGTTAGAAAAATACGATATGCAGGCAGGCGAAGAAAAACCTATCGGTTTATTGCTTTGTAGCGAAGGCAACACAGAACATATTGAACTTTTAATGCTCGATGAAAAAGAAATTAGGGTAGCACAATATTTAACCGAGTTGCCGAGCAAAGAATGGTTTGCCGACAAACTTCACAGAGCTTTGGAAATTGCTAAAATGAATACTACTGACAAATAATGATTGAAACTGAAATAAAATATAAAACACATAATATATCGTGGCTGTCTGAAGTACCGGAGCATTGGAAAGTTATACGCATAAAAAATATTTTTAAAGAAATTGACAACCGTTCCATTAATGGTGATGAAGAATTGCTTTCCGTTTCTCAATATACAGGCGTAACACCCAAAAGAGACAGTTTAGAAAACGAAGACGATTTTATTTCTAATGCCGAAACACTTGAAAATTATAAGAAAGTTGCCGTTGGCGATTTGGTAATAAACATTATGCTTGCTTGGAACGGAAGTTTAGGCGTTTCTACTTACGATGGAATAACAAGCCCTGCATATTGCGTTTACAGATGTTTGCCACCAAATAATCCTGAATACTTTGGCTGCTTATTTTCAACTTCTCTATTCAAAGCAGAGTTTAGAAGAAACTCCACAGGCATTATCGACAGTCGTTTGCGTTTATATTCCGATAAATTTTTTAGCATTTTTTCTTTTGTTCCGCCAGCGGAAGAACAAAACAAAATTGTTGAACATATAAAAAAACAATCCGAAAAAATTAACCGTTTTATTGAAGCAAAAAAATGTTTTATTAAATTACTGAAAGAACAAAGGCAAAGTATTATTGATTATTCTATAACCGAAGGAAAAGGAGAATGGATATCAAAGAAATTAAAGTTTATTGCAGATTTAAGGTTTAGCAATGTTGACAAACATTCAATTGAAGATGAAATCCCTGTTCGTTTGTGCAACTATGTTGATGTTTACAAAAATGATTACATTATAAACAACATGGAATTAATGTTAGCAACAGCAACTGAAAGAGAAATAGAAAGATTTAAAATTTTCAAAGGAGATGTTATTATCACAAAAGACAGTGAGGAGGCAAGAGATATTGCTGTTCCTGTATTTGTATCAGAAGATTTAGAAAATGTTATTTGTGGTTACCATTTAGGTTTGATAAGGGTAGATGAAACACAAATATTAAACGAATTTTTGTTTAGAGTATTTCAATCAAAGAAAATTAGAACTTATTTTGAAGTCAGAGCAAATGGAGTTACAAGAGTTGGATTAAGTATGGATGATATTTCAGGTGTAAAAATTGCTTTTCCAAAATCATTAAAAGAACAACAAAAAATAATTTTATACATTAAAACCGAAACAGCCAGCATAGATACTGCCATTTCAAAAGCCGAGCGAGAAATAGAATTGATAAAGGAATATAAAGAGGCAATGATAGCGGAGGCGGTGATGGGGGAAATATAAAAACATAAAATGGAAAATTATAATTTAAGTCAAACGATTGATAATTTAAGAGGTCCGACAAAAGAGCAAATAATTGTTCAAAATCAGTGGGCTGCTGTAGCTCTTGACAAATATCATAATGAATCGACTACAACAATAGAATTTTCAATTGACAAAGAAATCCTAAAAGCAAAATTTAATTGGGATTCTAATTTTTCAAAAGCAGCAATGAAAGAAAATAAAGACATTGCAAATCATGGAGCAGTTGCTATGGCTATGTTTGTTATGTCTGTTTTATTAGATTATGGTTATGCAGAACAAACAGAAATAGGCGACGGCGTAGATTATCGTTTTATGAAAAAAGAACCAAATGACACAGACCTTAATTTCTTGGATAATCCACATTATGTTGAAGTTTCGGGCATTTTAGAAGAATCCAAAACTAACACTTTAAAAGGTAGAATAAAAGATAAACATAAACAGATTGACAACGGAGCTAAAAGAAATGAGCCTTCATCTGTAATAGTAACTCTATTTAGTCAACTCAAAACAACAAAGGAGAAACACAAATGAAACCAAAAATATTACATCAAGAAGCAATGAATTTCTCCTTTAAAGCAAAAGAATCTTTTGAAAACGGAGATGAAAATGGTGCATTTGATTATTATACTAAAGCTGCCAATCTTGAAAGCAAAGTAGCCGAGTTTTATTTTGACAAACCAGAATTAGAACCAACAAGGAGTTTGATTATTAGGAGTGCTGCATATCTAAATTTAAAAGCGGGACTAATTGAAAATTCTCAACGTTTTATTTATTTTGGTCTTTTAAATTTAAAAGATGAAGTAATAAAAAATCAATTAAATGAAGCTTTAGAACTTGCAATTACATTAAAGAATTTTGATGTAAAATCAGCAAGTAATAATTATGAGTACCTGAAAGTGTTAAGACAAAAAAGCGTTCATTATGTTTTAGAACCTGTTTTACCTAATTTTGGTACAGCCGTTGCTTTAGAAATGATTAAAGATTTTTCCGAAAATTATATTAAATCTTTAAAAGCATTCTCGAAATTTACATTTAAAAAAGTTGCAGTAAATATTAAAAACATTTCTAATGACATTGAGGCTGCTTCTGAACAATTTGAAAAACTAATTAATCCTTTAGTTACTAATTCTGCTTATGGTAGTTTTAAATTTTCAATTGCAAACGATTTTTTAGCTAGAGATGGCGAAGAAAAAGAAATTGCTAATTTAAAATCTAATGTAATTAGTAAATATCATGATGAGATATTTAAGTTACAATTGACAGATGAAAATATTTCTTTATTAAAAAACACTTATGCAGATGATGAAATAAACCAAATATTCAAACCATTATTAAAAATAAAATCAAAAAATGTGCCTTACAAAGTTGGCTATTACGACAGGGAAACGCTTAATAAAACTTATCTTAATAGAATATTAAACACGGAAAAAAGAAAGTTGCTTCCGATAAATAAAATAACTCCTGAAGACATTGGTTTCTTAGAAAGTTCAATTGTTCATACAAGAAGTTCCGATGATGGAAAAAAATCAAGAAATGTTATTTTAAGAGAACAATTAAAATCTTATGAATTTGATTTAACAACAAATCAATTAGAATTTCGTGATAAAGGAGCTATAATTTTAAATCAGGAAATTTTAATTAATGTAAATTTTGATTCAACATCAGGATTTACATTTGAATTTGATGATTTAGCAATTGTCTTTACCCATACTAATTACCATCAAGGTTTAACTGAATTTTATAATGAGTTTTATAATAAAATAAAACATTTAGCAAATAAAACAGAGAAAAATGAAAACGAGTTAAATGATTGGGTGATTGTAAAAAGATTAATTAATAATCCCGAATCAATTAATTAAATTAAAATTAATAAAGAATAAATCTAAGCGATTATAAAGAAAATAATAGCAAAAAAATAATATGAACATTACACTTACTGATATATTGCCAAATGCAAACACAGGTCTCAGCCAAATCGGTTTCTTTTTCGGTGCTGGTTCATCTTATACCGCAGGTTATCCCTTAACTTCTCAACTTACAATAGACGTACTAAAGAAACTTTTGCCGGAACAAATAAAATTAATTGAAAAAATTTTAGAAACAGAAAGCATAACTCTTAACATAGTTGAAGGCAGTCCTGATATTGAGATTTTATCAGACAAAATAAATAAAGCAAAGGCAAGTGGTGGTTATGTCGGTGTTGATTCTCTAATTGAATCTATCAGAAAACATATTGTTGATATAATAAATGAAGTAAAAAAACCCAATCTGGAATATCATATTAAATTCTTTAAAGGGTTAAAAAAATTAATGTCGCATCGTAATGAATCCGTTTGGATTTTTACCACAAACTACGATTTGGTTTTTGAATTGGCTGCTTCTATTGCGAAAATACCAATCTATAACGGTTTTGAGGGAATTGCTCAAAGATTTTTTGATATTGAAAGAATTGAGCTTACTTATGGTAAAATCAATTCTAATAGAAGATTTGAACCGTTTAATGAACCTTGTATTAAGTTAGTTAAGCTGCATGGTTCAACATCATGGATTAAAACTGAAGAAAATATAATTGAAAATTTTTCTTCGGAAAACAAAGAAAACAAGTGCATGATTTTACCTCAAAGAACAAAGGTAACCGAAACTTTAGAAGCGCCTTATGATAAACTTTTTAGATATGCGGCTTCTGTTATAGGCAGGCAATGTAAATATATTGTTTCTTGTGGTTATAGCTACAGAGACGAGCATATTAATGATATTTTATTTGTACCGAAACTTCGTTCAAACTCTTTAAGAGT harbors:
- a CDS encoding restriction endonuclease subunit S codes for the protein MIETEIKYKTHNISWLSEVPEHWKVIRIKNIFKEIDNRSINGDEELLSVSQYTGVTPKRDSLENEDDFISNAETLENYKKVAVGDLVINIMLAWNGSLGVSTYDGITSPAYCVYRCLPPNNPEYFGCLFSTSLFKAEFRRNSTGIIDSRLRLYSDKFFSIFSFVPPAEEQNKIVEHIKKQSEKINRFIEAKKCFIKLLKEQRQSIIDYSITEGKGEWISKKLKFIADLRFSNVDKHSIEDEIPVRLCNYVDVYKNDYIINNMELMLATATEREIERFKIFKGDVIITKDSEEARDIAVPVFVSEDLENVICGYHLGLIRVDETQILNEFLFRVFQSKKIRTYFEVRANGVTRVGLSMDDISGVKIAFPKSLKEQQKIILYIKTETASIDTAISKAEREIELIKEYKEAMIAEAVMGEI
- a CDS encoding class I SAM-dependent DNA methyltransferase, whose protein sequence is MNHTQHNQIVNFIWSIADDVLRDVYTRGKYRDIILPFTVLRRLDALLEPTKDKILEMHENLNKMKIDNQAPQLKKIAGYVFYNTSPFTFKKLLNEPSNIRQNIENYLDGFSSNVQDIISKFKLRNQLDTMEEGNIAFPLIEKFCSSQINLSPIPVKDKENKIIHEGLSNLGMGYVFEELIRKFNEENNEEAGEHFTPREIIKLMTHLIFEPVKNKIKDGTYLIYDPACGSGGMLTEAENFAKEINPKATFHLYGQEVNPETFAICKADMLIKDEDPDKIAFGSTLSNDGFPNLQFDFMLTNPPYGKSWKIDQESILDKKGKEILDHRFKVGTPRVNDGQLLFILNMVSKMKRDSEMGSRIASVHNGSALFTGDAGQGESEIRKYLFEKDYLEAILALPNDLFYNTGIPTYIFVLNNRKEKKRIGKIQLINVTSEKFFFKMRKPLGKKRVEFATEHVNEITRIFLDFKENEYSKIFDNAEFGYNHITVHRPARDKKGEIIYVKKGIPKSDTNLKDVETIPLNDDIQAFFKKEVLPYAPDAWWNKDETKIGYEINFAKYFYIHQPPRPLSEIAKDILAIEQETEGLLKEIIE
- a CDS encoding SIR2 family protein — its product is MNITLTDILPNANTGLSQIGFFFGAGSSYTAGYPLTSQLTIDVLKKLLPEQIKLIEKILETESITLNIVEGSPDIEILSDKINKAKASGGYVGVDSLIESIRKHIVDIINEVKKPNLEYHIKFFKGLKKLMSHRNESVWIFTTNYDLVFELAASIAKIPIYNGFEGIAQRFFDIERIELTYGKINSNRRFEPFNEPCIKLVKLHGSTSWIKTEENIIENFSSENKENKCMILPQRTKVTETLEAPYDKLFRYAASVIGRQCKYIVSCGYSYRDEHINDILFVPKLRSNSLRVFALSKDETPEIIKLKEFSCFNYLVNDKLYFNGKETIDSYNQWEFKNFVELFC
- a CDS encoding PDDEXK nuclease domain-containing protein; the protein is MEIQKHTDSILKGVQNIIENAQKKVAVFLNAETTLLYWQIGNYINQQLIHENRADYGAKIIATLSQQLTTQYGKGYTYTALTRMCKVSKIFNSEIIATLSQQLSWSHLIELAAIENETKRDFFTQLCVYERWGIRELREKADTMLFERTAIATKPEETIKQALQNLKQGKALAPELVFKNSYVLDFLNLPSDYSEEELETALINNLQQFILELGNGFAFIERQKRIPIDADDYHLDLLFYHRKLKRLVAIDLKLGKFKPKYKSQMELYLRWLEKYDMQAGEEKPIGLLLCSEGNTEHIELLMLDEKEIRVAQYLTELPSKEWFADKLHRALEIAKMNTTDK